From Pseudothermotoga thermarum DSM 5069, a single genomic window includes:
- a CDS encoding mechanosensitive ion channel family protein: protein MGSILVNLVKTLLTCVISYAIYKMLLRLFYELSYKFRKELKLKNTIRLILGLLVGLIALMVILNIWQVNLIPYLTAYGVAGVVIGLALQEPLVNFFSGLLVLVTGKLSEGKVVDIEGTTGTVEVIHFNYTILRTFDGRKVIIPNRQVWNSKVIDFWPDSVRRVSIKVGVPYDSNIEKVVQILKKCIEEEPLVVKENVTNFVDFSAFSSSSIDFEVFFWVRRESFFEAKISLANRIKQELEKEGIKIPYPQLDVHIKKEDGA, encoded by the coding sequence ATGGGCTCGATTTTGGTAAATCTAGTCAAGACACTTTTAACTTGTGTTATTTCTTATGCGATTTACAAAATGCTTTTGAGACTTTTTTACGAACTGAGTTACAAATTTCGTAAAGAACTCAAGCTTAAGAACACCATAAGACTCATTCTTGGCTTGTTGGTGGGTTTGATTGCTTTGATGGTTATTCTTAACATATGGCAAGTCAACTTGATTCCATATCTGACTGCGTACGGTGTAGCGGGAGTTGTAATTGGTTTGGCTTTGCAAGAACCTTTGGTGAACTTTTTCAGTGGTCTACTTGTGCTTGTGACTGGAAAGTTGTCCGAAGGCAAAGTGGTTGACATCGAAGGAACAACCGGAACGGTAGAGGTAATACATTTCAACTACACAATTCTCAGAACATTCGACGGAAGAAAGGTTATCATCCCAAACAGACAAGTTTGGAATTCTAAAGTGATAGATTTCTGGCCAGATTCAGTGCGAAGAGTTAGTATAAAAGTTGGCGTCCCATACGATTCGAACATAGAAAAGGTTGTGCAAATACTCAAAAAATGCATAGAGGAAGAGCCGTTGGTTGTGAAAGAAAACGTCACAAACTTTGTTGATTTTAGTGCATTTTCAAGCTCTTCAATTGATTTTGAGGTGTTTTTCTGGGTTAGAAGAGAAAGCTTTTTCGAAGCAAAAATATCCCTTGCAAATCGTATTAAACAAGAACTTGAAAAAGAAGGTATCAAGATACCATATCCACAGCTGGATGTACACATAAAAAAGGAAGATGGGGCATGA
- a CDS encoding helix-turn-helix domain-containing protein, whose translation MIRVLLPWQLSSLTLPTTLEKIHVEFYVDQKEYERKLMEDFWDIIYGPFDERQRSAVFVSNVESFLIAIKYVEIRSKFDECKRTSDILDKHIELQGVKIVETLKTLKKLQIQKPDCFVIVAENGIQVEAYVDYFSNSCYQQVAEKLYKVILDGKKVDIITSSSPIENLINVSIPPLRERKEDIPYMVDKALSWIHQKHKNITVVFPDQHVMRLLTSYNWPGNTEELVRVIYRYASGEDIISCLKDSITVDDIKSMSMREYVSEIVAQVEKQLIQDALQKTSWNRKKAAAMLGLNYKTLSYKIKKYGIKRTKP comes from the coding sequence ATGATAAGAGTTCTTTTGCCATGGCAGTTGTCTTCTTTAACTCTCCCAACGACGTTGGAAAAAATTCACGTTGAATTTTATGTTGATCAAAAAGAGTATGAAAGAAAACTTATGGAAGATTTTTGGGACATAATTTATGGTCCTTTTGACGAAAGGCAGCGATCCGCCGTTTTTGTAAGCAATGTTGAATCGTTTTTGATTGCTATAAAATATGTCGAGATCCGAAGCAAATTTGATGAATGCAAGAGGACTAGCGATATACTTGATAAGCATATAGAGCTTCAAGGAGTAAAGATCGTTGAAACGTTGAAGACCTTAAAAAAGCTTCAAATTCAAAAACCGGATTGTTTTGTGATAGTGGCGGAGAACGGCATCCAAGTAGAAGCCTATGTAGATTATTTTTCCAATTCGTGCTATCAACAAGTCGCCGAAAAGCTCTACAAGGTGATTTTAGATGGTAAGAAGGTCGATATAATCACATCTTCGTCGCCTATTGAAAATTTAATCAACGTTTCTATTCCTCCGTTACGGGAGAGAAAAGAGGATATTCCATACATGGTGGATAAGGCTCTTTCTTGGATTCATCAAAAGCACAAGAACATAACTGTGGTTTTTCCAGATCAACATGTGATGAGGCTACTTACAAGTTACAACTGGCCCGGCAACACGGAAGAACTTGTTCGTGTAATCTACAGATACGCCTCGGGTGAAGACATAATATCTTGTTTAAAAGACTCCATTACAGTCGATGATATAAAATCCATGAGTATGCGAGAGTACGTAAGTGAAATAGTGGCGCAAGTCGAAAAACAGTTGATTCAAGATGCTCTTCAAAAAACTTCTTGGAATCGAAAGAAAGCCGCAGCCATGCTTGGATTAAACTATAAAACACTTTCTTACAAGATAAAAAAGTATGGAATCAAAAGGACAAAGCCTTGA
- a CDS encoding YkgJ family cysteine cluster protein → MKVQKTYLNKLYEKAEQVMDLYKKFDKRIELIRPSLPACPYGCRDCCLTDVENIEASILEFFPLVIKWHKENVLVQKYEEYKAATESSLCVFLQPDHTLLPQGGCTIYEFRPLVCRLFGSSALLKKRQLDYLACKKLKSQSFDTAMLPIANDFNDKLITIDPYLAVKKYPINEALKKALEYVLSYDYFFRATAS, encoded by the coding sequence ATGAAAGTCCAAAAAACTTATTTGAATAAACTTTACGAAAAAGCCGAACAAGTTATGGATTTGTACAAAAAATTTGATAAACGAATTGAACTGATTAGACCGAGTTTGCCGGCTTGCCCGTACGGTTGCAGGGATTGTTGTTTGACAGATGTTGAAAATATAGAGGCAAGCATTTTGGAATTTTTCCCATTGGTTATAAAGTGGCATAAAGAGAACGTTTTAGTTCAAAAATACGAAGAATATAAAGCAGCAACTGAAAGTTCTTTATGTGTCTTTTTACAACCTGACCATACGTTGCTTCCACAGGGTGGTTGCACGATCTACGAGTTTCGTCCGTTGGTTTGTAGATTGTTTGGATCAAGTGCCTTATTGAAAAAAAGACAATTAGATTATCTAGCGTGCAAAAAGTTGAAATCACAAAGCTTTGACACAGCTATGTTGCCGATTGCTAACGATTTTAACGATAAATTGATAACTATAGATCCTTACCTTGCCGTTAAAAAGTACCCGATAAATGAGGCTTTGAAAAAAGCTTTGGAGTATGTCTTAAGCTACGATTATTTCTTCAGAGCAACTGCTTCGTGA
- a CDS encoding HDOD domain-containing protein, with protein sequence MQLKDFIDKIEQLPTPDPVVQRIISIASDPNASAKDLADAMRLDPSLTAKVLRLVNSAYYGLPRKIAKLNEAIMILGFKTVRNLALSVFTYKSLTGSRNSKIDQLALWKHFVGVAVAGELLAHMLNYPNREEVFVAGLLHDLGKLALDYISPESFAAVAKVTKTLQISFFEAEAKLNIPQHTATGSLLAERWNLPEIVTQPISGHHDVKSFSDSVYADVVSMVHIADFVVNTFKFGDSYTYGGLKLSPDALNVLAIKPKMLTNYVDKLKERLATAEEFLSIDKAVEV encoded by the coding sequence ATGCAGTTGAAAGACTTTATCGATAAAATCGAACAATTACCGACACCTGATCCCGTGGTGCAGAGAATAATATCGATAGCTTCAGATCCAAATGCCTCAGCGAAGGATCTGGCTGATGCTATGAGGTTGGATCCAAGTTTGACGGCGAAGGTTTTAAGGCTTGTCAATTCAGCGTATTATGGTTTACCAAGAAAAATAGCGAAGCTCAACGAAGCAATAATGATTCTTGGGTTTAAAACGGTCAGAAATTTGGCATTAAGTGTTTTCACCTATAAATCTTTAACTGGTTCTCGAAATTCAAAAATCGATCAACTTGCACTTTGGAAACATTTTGTAGGAGTTGCTGTAGCTGGAGAATTACTTGCGCATATGTTGAATTATCCAAATAGAGAGGAAGTGTTTGTTGCAGGATTACTTCACGACCTGGGAAAACTTGCTTTAGATTATATATCTCCTGAAAGCTTTGCAGCAGTTGCAAAAGTTACCAAAACGCTACAGATATCTTTTTTTGAAGCTGAAGCAAAGCTTAATATACCGCAGCACACGGCAACGGGTTCATTGCTCGCTGAACGGTGGAATTTGCCCGAAATCGTTACACAGCCAATCAGCGGGCATCACGATGTGAAAAGCTTTTCAGACTCGGTTTACGCAGATGTAGTGAGCATGGTACACATAGCGGATTTTGTGGTCAACACGTTTAAATTTGGAGATTCCTATACTTACGGTGGTTTAAAACTATCTCCGGACGCGTTGAATGTGTTGGCTATAAAACCAAAAATGCTAACAAATTACGTTGATAAGCTCAAGGAAAGACTTGCAACTGCTGAGGAATTTTTGAGCATCGACAAAGCGGTGGAAGTTTAA
- the uxaC gene encoding glucuronate isomerase encodes MKFLGEKYLLSSDFALVLYESVKDLPIVDAHNHCDVREIYENKGWEDIWQVEAATDHYVWELMRRSGIDEERITGKASNYEKWVALATVFPRFVGNPTYEWIHLDLRRRFGIQEIIRKETADLIWNKTKELLKKDHMKPRQLLVDMNVEIMCTTDDPADDLIYHKKLQEEFPAVRILPTWRPDRACRIDKPDWKDYIKKLEQRTNISIVNLDDFIEALKKTHDYFAQLGCRCTDHAILEPNFEYVSKEEASKIFSKALTGVATEKDAEKFLAYMMYQFGEMNVEKNWVMQLHIGALRDYRDKLYKALGPDSGGDIVAGYVNIAKGMRQFFNYFDGRLKMVLYCLDPGCLPMIATIARAFENVFIGAPWWFNDSPYGMRSQLEYIATVDLLSNFVGMVTDSRKLMSYGSRTEMFRRVLCDVVANMVEKGQIPEPEAFELCKNLSYLRPKEFFFGR; translated from the coding sequence ATGAAGTTTCTTGGGGAAAAGTACTTACTTTCCAGCGACTTTGCATTGGTTTTGTACGAATCTGTAAAAGATCTTCCAATTGTGGATGCACACAACCACTGCGATGTGAGAGAAATCTATGAGAACAAGGGCTGGGAAGACATTTGGCAAGTTGAGGCTGCAACCGATCACTACGTTTGGGAACTGATGCGAAGAAGTGGGATAGACGAGGAAAGAATTACAGGTAAAGCTTCAAATTACGAAAAATGGGTTGCTCTTGCAACCGTTTTTCCAAGGTTTGTTGGTAATCCCACCTACGAGTGGATACACCTCGATTTGAGAAGACGTTTTGGTATACAAGAAATCATTCGAAAAGAAACAGCTGATTTAATATGGAACAAAACGAAAGAATTGTTGAAAAAAGATCACATGAAACCAAGACAACTTTTGGTCGATATGAACGTTGAGATCATGTGCACAACGGATGATCCAGCCGATGATTTGATTTACCATAAAAAGCTACAAGAAGAATTTCCTGCTGTGCGGATATTACCAACATGGAGACCTGATAGAGCTTGCAGAATTGATAAACCCGATTGGAAAGATTACATAAAAAAACTAGAACAAAGAACAAACATATCCATTGTCAACCTTGATGATTTCATAGAAGCACTTAAGAAAACTCATGATTACTTTGCACAACTTGGATGCAGATGCACCGATCATGCAATACTTGAACCAAACTTTGAATACGTTTCAAAAGAGGAAGCAAGCAAAATCTTTTCAAAAGCTCTCACAGGTGTTGCAACTGAAAAAGATGCCGAAAAGTTCCTGGCTTACATGATGTACCAATTTGGTGAGATGAATGTTGAAAAGAATTGGGTTATGCAACTACACATAGGTGCGTTGAGAGATTACCGTGACAAGCTTTACAAAGCCCTTGGACCAGACAGTGGAGGAGACATAGTTGCTGGATATGTGAACATCGCAAAAGGCATGAGGCAATTTTTCAATTATTTTGATGGAAGACTTAAAATGGTTCTCTACTGTTTGGATCCAGGATGTTTACCAATGATTGCAACAATTGCTCGAGCATTTGAGAATGTCTTCATCGGAGCTCCTTGGTGGTTCAACGACAGTCCTTACGGTATGAGAAGCCAGCTTGAATACATTGCAACTGTTGATCTTTTGAGCAACTTTGTGGGAATGGTTACAGATTCTAGAAAATTGATGTCTTATGGATCACGCACCGAAATGTTCAGACGCGTTTTGTGCGATGTTGTTGCTAATATGGTTGAGAAAGGTCAAATTCCAGAACCTGAAGCTTTTGAATTGTGCAAAAATCTCTCTTACTTGCGGCCAAAAGAATTTTTCTTCGGGAGGTGA
- a CDS encoding 3'-5' exonuclease, with amino-acid sequence MNDFLEKNLFCAMDTETTGTDPLGGDRIIEVAVVPIFKGKILRRSIYHSLVNPNVKIPATIQKIHKISNEDIQDAPEIDHVFEQLRIFLNRSIIVFHRAYFDLSFLDISAKEIGMLPPTVTYIDTQEMAKMVFGEKKSLAWLAEKFKLPKPTHRALDDAMITAKVFLNLAKFLSKAQFEDLIRVWRGSEW; translated from the coding sequence ATGAACGATTTTTTGGAAAAAAACCTCTTCTGCGCCATGGATACGGAAACCACAGGGACAGATCCGCTTGGAGGCGATCGAATCATTGAAGTTGCAGTGGTTCCAATTTTCAAAGGGAAAATCTTAAGGCGTTCCATTTATCACTCGTTGGTCAACCCAAATGTGAAGATACCTGCCACTATTCAAAAAATTCATAAAATAAGCAATGAAGATATACAAGATGCACCGGAAATTGACCACGTTTTTGAACAACTGAGGATTTTTCTGAATCGTTCGATAATAGTTTTTCACAGAGCGTATTTTGATTTATCCTTCCTTGACATCTCCGCAAAGGAGATAGGAATGCTACCTCCCACAGTAACTTATATCGATACCCAAGAAATGGCAAAGATGGTGTTTGGAGAAAAGAAGAGCTTAGCATGGCTTGCCGAAAAGTTTAAGCTCCCAAAGCCAACGCATAGAGCTTTGGACGACGCAATGATAACCGCAAAAGTTTTCCTAAATCTTGCAAAATTTCTTTCCAAAGCTCAGTTTGAAGATTTAATCCGCGTTTGGAGGGGATCGGAATGGTGA
- the truB gene encoding tRNA pseudouridine(55) synthase TruB: MNGILLVDKPKGPTSHDVVEHLRKKLGIRKIGHAGTLDPFATGLLIVGIGWATRILEYLMKWEKTYYVKMVLGLITDTFDITGQIVEQHDVNVDQERILQVINSFVGTYKQVPPAYSARKYKGKKLYELARQGKIIRLPPREVTIYEIRDVKINGKEVSFVARVSSGTYIRSLCMDIGYALGCGATAVELRRLKVGNLSVEDAIDVFNLEREEILSKLIDPVNILTFPKVYLSEVGFKKAVEGNAVRVDGVVSFEDFSKNDIVQVIYNGKIVCLAKAERNSSFVETLKRLSRNEVILRPFKVFKE; the protein is encoded by the coding sequence GTGAACGGAATTCTGCTGGTTGACAAACCAAAGGGACCAACTTCGCACGATGTAGTTGAACATCTTAGAAAGAAACTTGGGATAAGGAAAATTGGGCATGCAGGTACCCTCGATCCTTTTGCAACTGGTTTGTTGATAGTAGGCATTGGTTGGGCTACAAGAATTCTTGAATACCTGATGAAGTGGGAGAAAACTTATTATGTAAAAATGGTGCTTGGTTTGATCACCGATACCTTTGACATAACTGGTCAAATAGTGGAACAACACGATGTGAACGTCGATCAAGAGAGAATACTTCAGGTCATAAACTCCTTTGTGGGAACGTACAAACAAGTTCCTCCAGCTTATTCGGCACGCAAATACAAGGGTAAAAAGCTTTACGAATTGGCGCGCCAAGGCAAGATAATAAGGCTTCCACCGAGGGAAGTAACGATATACGAAATCAGAGACGTTAAAATCAATGGAAAAGAAGTGTCGTTTGTTGCTAGAGTCTCTTCTGGAACCTACATAAGATCTCTATGCATGGACATAGGGTATGCCCTTGGGTGCGGTGCAACCGCCGTTGAACTGAGAAGACTAAAGGTTGGAAATTTATCGGTTGAAGATGCCATAGACGTTTTTAACTTGGAAAGGGAAGAAATATTATCCAAATTGATCGATCCTGTGAACATTTTGACATTTCCAAAGGTTTATCTGTCTGAAGTTGGTTTTAAAAAGGCAGTGGAAGGCAACGCAGTAAGGGTTGATGGGGTAGTTTCATTTGAGGATTTTTCGAAAAACGACATAGTGCAGGTAATTTACAATGGAAAAATTGTTTGTCTTGCAAAAGCTGAAAGAAATTCATCGTTCGTTGAAACTTTGAAAAGATTATCTCGCAACGAGGTGATTTTAAGACCGTTCAAAGTTTTCAAGGAGTAG
- a CDS encoding bifunctional enoyl-CoA hydratase/phosphate acetyltransferase, whose translation MKTLKEFFEKASKSSYRRAVVAGAEDAEAVKAAFEAVKMGILDDVTLVGNKEIVSCEDKNFSIIHASTEAECAETSVKLISSGKADILIKGLVKTSTLLKAVLNKEWGLRGSGLLSHIAAVEVPYLPKVVFITDGGIVIRPTLEQKITIIKNAVKFLHSIGYESPKVAIVCAVETVNPDMPETVEAAVLAKMGQRGEFGRCLVDGPLGLDNALNLNAAKVKGVKSDVAGDADLLVVPDIHAGNLLGKSAVYFAGGKIAGIVIGAKAPVVLVSRADTFESKLFSIAMAVSYNQEM comes from the coding sequence ATGAAGACACTTAAAGAGTTTTTTGAGAAAGCCAGCAAATCCTCTTATCGTAGGGCTGTTGTAGCTGGAGCAGAGGATGCAGAAGCTGTTAAAGCTGCATTTGAGGCAGTTAAAATGGGGATTTTAGATGATGTAACTTTGGTTGGTAACAAGGAGATAGTGTCTTGTGAAGATAAAAACTTTTCCATTATCCACGCCTCAACGGAAGCTGAATGCGCTGAAACAAGTGTGAAACTCATATCATCGGGAAAAGCCGACATACTCATCAAAGGACTTGTGAAAACATCGACGCTTTTAAAGGCTGTTTTGAACAAAGAGTGGGGATTAAGAGGGTCAGGTTTGCTCAGCCACATAGCTGCTGTTGAGGTTCCGTATTTACCCAAGGTTGTCTTCATCACCGACGGAGGAATAGTTATTCGCCCAACGCTTGAGCAAAAAATCACCATAATAAAGAACGCAGTGAAGTTTCTACACAGCATAGGTTATGAATCACCGAAAGTTGCAATTGTATGCGCGGTAGAAACAGTTAATCCAGATATGCCCGAAACCGTTGAAGCGGCTGTTTTGGCTAAAATGGGGCAAAGGGGAGAATTTGGTCGCTGCTTGGTTGACGGTCCATTGGGACTTGACAACGCTTTGAATCTCAACGCTGCCAAAGTTAAGGGTGTCAAAAGCGATGTGGCTGGAGATGCAGATTTGTTGGTTGTTCCAGATATACATGCAGGTAATCTGTTGGGTAAGTCAGCTGTTTACTTCGCGGGTGGAAAAATTGCCGGAATAGTGATTGGTGCAAAAGCTCCGGTGGTGCTTGTTTCTAGAGCTGACACTTTTGAATCAAAGCTTTTTTCCATAGCCATGGCGGTATCCTATAATCAGGAGATGTGA
- a CDS encoding FAD synthetase: protein MKKYVTTIGVFDGVHIGHQALFKFMKKIGCEKSLPLKVFVVSYPYEYLQGRFDGFIIPLKIRIGEILKYVDEVEILDLSRIKDLDPDEFFYKYISDQTAVLVVGKDFRFGKNAAGTVETLKNLSSEAGIEFFSFDLVMNGSFQKVSSSEIRQFIKSGQIDKVTQLLGRPLILELLVIGTTTQENVFLVKQKDELVKLGNGVYNVEEYYTGKKGLLKVKDMVELVFNEKLLPSSLLTFKVTSKVDQN from the coding sequence ATGAAAAAATACGTTACAACAATAGGTGTTTTCGACGGTGTTCACATAGGTCACCAAGCGTTGTTTAAGTTCATGAAAAAAATTGGTTGTGAAAAATCATTACCATTGAAGGTTTTTGTTGTTTCTTATCCATATGAGTATCTGCAAGGAAGATTCGATGGTTTTATAATTCCTTTGAAAATTAGAATAGGAGAGATTTTAAAATACGTTGATGAAGTAGAAATTCTGGATCTCAGCCGAATAAAGGATTTGGATCCTGATGAATTCTTTTACAAGTACATATCAGATCAAACAGCAGTTTTAGTTGTTGGAAAAGATTTTAGATTTGGAAAAAACGCGGCTGGAACGGTGGAAACTTTGAAAAACCTTTCGAGTGAGGCTGGAATAGAATTTTTCTCGTTTGATCTTGTTATGAACGGTTCTTTTCAAAAAGTCAGCAGTTCTGAAATTAGACAATTTATAAAATCTGGCCAGATTGATAAAGTTACGCAACTTTTAGGAAGACCGTTGATCTTGGAGTTACTTGTAATTGGAACAACGACGCAAGAAAATGTTTTTTTGGTGAAACAAAAAGATGAGCTTGTAAAACTTGGAAATGGCGTTTACAACGTTGAGGAGTACTATACGGGAAAGAAAGGCTTGTTGAAAGTCAAGGATATGGTCGAATTAGTTTTCAATGAGAAATTGCTGCCATCAAGCCTTCTAACTTTCAAAGTTACTTCAAAAGTTGATCAGAATTAA
- the rbfA gene encoding 30S ribosome-binding factor RbfA has product MKPDYRKAMIESEIVKLVMEAIRQAKDPKIAGKLITVSRAELSKDKRYVDVYISVVGDENERKNLVEHMNKIKGYFRSYIAQNLDIYAVPDIRFKEDKGIEASVRVHSLLEKLKEDKKGERNSAG; this is encoded by the coding sequence ATGAAGCCGGATTACAGAAAAGCAATGATTGAATCTGAAATCGTGAAACTTGTCATGGAAGCCATAAGGCAGGCAAAGGACCCAAAAATCGCGGGTAAGCTCATAACAGTGTCCAGAGCGGAACTTTCCAAAGACAAAAGGTATGTGGACGTTTATATCAGCGTAGTTGGTGATGAAAATGAGAGAAAAAACCTTGTGGAACATATGAACAAGATCAAGGGATATTTTCGAAGTTATATAGCCCAAAATCTCGATATTTATGCCGTTCCCGATATTAGATTCAAAGAGGACAAAGGTATAGAAGCCAGCGTGAGGGTTCACAGTCTTCTTGAAAAACTCAAGGAGGACAAGAAGGGTGAACGGAATTCTGCTGGTTGA
- a CDS encoding sensor histidine kinase, which translates to MPSETSSIKLYSFISSFIREVSNVREPEKLLSSLVRTIQRIVGSEEVLITDEKMHAVYASKNNVTLGEEEKNMILWSVQKMTVSAIPIQDKIFLVAPLSKSDRTLGALVIALSQEPSFEIFELVKLFAFLSTVILENLKLYESLERQHQVVEETMKYMQQIFNSFPQMIVVLDEVLNPVFANIRYVENENNEELINQIKQVAVRTFTLNEKQSQEVEIKGIFYSIIAEPIEYEGQRQVLVTITDVTNTKELERLKQIDALKTEFIANVSHELRTPLAAIRAYVETILNSLDELNKTMLKDFMKTVFDETLHLENLVNQILDFAKIEQKTLKLEKTWFDLVELCQEVIQSMGEFAKSKQVSLEYEGPDQLIVFADRMRLRQVLMNLVSNGIKYSNPENRYKYVKIKLERLNDSVIIAVSDNGIGIPKEYQSRIFEKFFRVQSFKDYKVEGTGLGLTICKEIVELHGGKIWFESEPGKGSIFYVKLNIGE; encoded by the coding sequence ATGCCGTCGGAAACAAGCTCGATAAAATTGTATTCTTTTATCTCTAGTTTCATCAGGGAAGTGAGCAACGTTAGAGAGCCTGAAAAACTTCTGAGTTCACTTGTTAGAACGATCCAAAGGATAGTTGGATCTGAAGAAGTACTGATAACAGATGAGAAGATGCATGCCGTATACGCATCGAAAAATAACGTAACACTTGGTGAGGAAGAAAAAAACATGATACTTTGGAGCGTACAAAAAATGACGGTAAGTGCTATACCAATCCAAGACAAGATTTTTTTGGTTGCACCGCTCTCTAAATCCGATAGAACACTTGGAGCTCTTGTGATCGCGCTAAGTCAAGAACCTTCCTTTGAAATTTTTGAACTGGTTAAGCTTTTTGCCTTTTTATCAACTGTTATTCTTGAAAACTTAAAACTTTACGAAAGTTTGGAAAGGCAGCATCAAGTTGTAGAGGAAACAATGAAGTACATGCAGCAAATTTTCAATTCTTTCCCACAAATGATCGTTGTTTTGGATGAGGTTTTAAACCCGGTTTTTGCCAACATTCGATATGTTGAGAACGAGAACAACGAAGAGTTGATCAACCAAATAAAGCAAGTTGCCGTAAGAACTTTTACTTTGAATGAAAAGCAATCTCAAGAAGTGGAGATAAAAGGAATATTTTATTCGATAATTGCCGAACCTATTGAATATGAAGGACAAAGACAAGTGCTTGTGACGATCACCGATGTTACAAACACAAAAGAACTCGAGAGATTGAAACAGATTGATGCGCTTAAGACCGAATTTATTGCCAACGTTTCTCATGAACTTAGAACACCTCTGGCTGCGATAAGAGCATACGTTGAAACGATCTTGAATTCTTTGGATGAGTTAAACAAAACAATGCTTAAAGATTTCATGAAGACGGTTTTCGACGAAACTTTGCATCTAGAAAATCTTGTAAATCAAATCTTGGATTTTGCAAAAATTGAACAAAAAACGCTCAAGTTGGAAAAAACTTGGTTCGATTTGGTTGAGCTGTGCCAAGAGGTTATCCAATCTATGGGAGAATTTGCCAAATCAAAGCAAGTTAGCCTTGAATACGAAGGACCAGATCAGCTTATCGTATTTGCAGATCGTATGCGGTTAAGGCAAGTCTTGATGAATTTGGTCAGCAACGGAATAAAGTATTCCAACCCTGAGAATCGCTACAAGTACGTCAAAATTAAATTGGAACGCCTGAACGACTCTGTAATCATTGCTGTGAGCGACAACGGTATAGGCATACCAAAAGAATACCAAAGCAGAATCTTTGAAAAATTCTTCCGAGTGCAATCTTTCAAAGACTACAAAGTGGAAGGGACAGGATTAGGTTTGACAATCTGCAAAGAAATTGTAGAATTGCACGGAGGAAAAATTTGGTTCGAAAGTGAACCCGGAAAAGGCAGCATATTCTACGTAAAGCTAAACATAGGGGAATAA
- a CDS encoding pyruvate kinase alpha/beta domain-containing protein, producing the protein MVLFKEAGEHNTEETLKLAIEEARKFGKKLLIASTTGKSAKKALEMIPDDFQLIVVTHHTGFKQVDEQEFPEEVRNLLLQKGHKVLTATHVLSGIERAFRREYQGIHLAEIVANTLRLFSQGMKVCVEIALMAADAGLVKCSEWIVTCGGTSRGLDTCVVLKPANTSRMLELRIGKIICMPSDCPNI; encoded by the coding sequence ATGGTGCTATTCAAAGAAGCAGGAGAACATAATACCGAAGAAACCTTGAAATTAGCCATAGAAGAGGCAAGGAAATTTGGTAAAAAGCTTTTGATTGCCTCAACAACGGGAAAGAGTGCCAAGAAAGCTTTGGAAATGATTCCAGACGACTTTCAGCTAATTGTCGTAACGCATCATACAGGGTTCAAGCAGGTGGATGAACAAGAGTTCCCCGAAGAAGTAAGAAATTTGCTTTTACAAAAAGGCCACAAAGTCTTGACGGCCACGCACGTTTTATCTGGTATTGAAAGAGCCTTTAGAAGAGAATATCAAGGTATTCATCTGGCTGAGATTGTGGCAAATACATTGAGGTTGTTCTCGCAAGGTATGAAAGTTTGTGTGGAAATTGCTCTGATGGCCGCAGATGCTGGTTTGGTGAAATGCTCTGAATGGATTGTAACGTGTGGAGGCACTTCAAGAGGACTTGATACATGCGTTGTTCTAAAACCAGCAAATACATCAAGAATGCTTGAACTCAGGATAGGTAAGATTATCTGCATGCCTTCTGATTGTCCAAACATTTGA